GCAGCAGGTCTCTTACGGCAAGCTGCTGCAAATCTACTTCTCGGTGGCCCACAACCCGACGGAGGTGAACCGTCAGGGCCCGGACAGCGGCACGCAATACCGCTCAGCGGTGTTCCCGATGACCGACGCGCAGCGTCAGGTCGCGACCGCCTACATCGCGCAGCTCGACGCCTCCCATGCGTACAGCAAACCCATCGCGACGAAAGTGGAGAAGTACACGGGTTTCTATGCCGCCGAAACGTATCATCAGGACTTCCTGACGGAGCATCCGAACTATCCGTACATCGTGATCAACGATCTGCCGAAGGTGAAGGATCTCAAACGGGTCTTCCCCGCGCAGTACCGCGACACGCCGGTCCTCGTAAAGACGGCGTCGGCGAAGTAGTCGAACGAAGTCATCGAAGCCTCCAGCGCACAGCCGGTCGTCATACCGGCTATGGGCTGGCTATGGGCTGGCGAGGCACGTCACCGCACCCCGTTCGCCGTGGCGGTCGTCGCCCCAAACGTTAACGCTCGTCCGACAGCTTATACACACGCAGACGATGACCGTCGGGGTCCGACGCCACGAACGTCCGACCGAAGTCCATATCCGTCGGCGCCTGCAGGATCGTGATGCCGCGTGCGCTCCAGTCTTCCCACGTCGCATCGACGTGTGCTTTGGACTGCACAGGAAACACCACCTCGCTGCCGCCCGGTGGCGCGATCACCGTCGGCGCGACCGAATAACGCGCCCACAACCCCAACTTCATGCCCGTAGGCAGCGTGAACAACGCAAACCCCGGCGACGCTTCGACCGGCTCCATGCCGAACAGCTCGGCGTAGAAACCCGCGCTCTCAGGGGGACTCGCGACGTACAAATTCACCATATCCGGATGCAGCATGACAAGCTCCTGTCGTTCGTTATCTATGACGTTCTCATCGCCA
The Pandoraea oxalativorans genome window above contains:
- a CDS encoding VOC family protein — its product is MLHPDMVNLYVASPPESAGFYAELFGMEPVEASPGFALFTLPTGMKLGLWARYSVAPTVIAPPGGSEVVFPVQSKAHVDATWEDWSARGITILQAPTDMDFGRTFVASDPDGHRLRVYKLSDER
- the msrA gene encoding peptide-methionine (S)-S-oxide reductase MsrA, whose protein sequence is MQKSSRPTSPASRLRRVLLGTAAVASGVFAWQIGAYAFGSAEPSVVIAAPKLDEPSTGARTETAVFAGGCFWGVQGVFQHVKGVTKAESGYAGGTAKTADYETVSSGSTGHAESVQVTFDPQQVSYGKLLQIYFSVAHNPTEVNRQGPDSGTQYRSAVFPMTDAQRQVATAYIAQLDASHAYSKPIATKVEKYTGFYAAETYHQDFLTEHPNYPYIVINDLPKVKDLKRVFPAQYRDTPVLVKTASAK